The DNA region CAATTTAGATTCAATTCTAGATGCAAAATAATATGCAGCAAGGGTTAATGGAGAGATTGAGCTTTACCCCCAAACACAccaaaatcaatttcaaaatcAATTTACCCATAAGATTAACTCGATCCAATACAATCAAACACATCACAATAGAttgtaaataaataaaattgCTATGGGAAAACGGAATGTAACCTGAATCAGAATCAGTGATGAGATTCGGCATGCTCTTTGTGAGCGAGATGGCGACGCTCGTTAGGAAGAGCAACGAGGTAAGAGAAGATCATACCACCGTAAAGGACATGGAGCAAAGGCTGAATTGAATCCGTCTCGATGTACTTTTCGCTGTAATTGTCCAAACCCCTCTTGACGGAATTCTTGAGGTAACCGAGGGAAAACATGGGTTTCACGTGTCCAGGGATCTCGGTCACCTTCTTCCCCTTGATTTCATTGTAGAATCTCCTCAACGCCATTGTTGATTGTTAGCTTGATGATTCTCGACACGGCAAACCCTAGATTCAATTTTCACGCTAACTTTTTCAGGACACGGCTGTTACAAATGAAAATTGGCTTTTAGGCTATTAATACTATCGTACACAGTGGCACTTATGTGTACTATCAgcctttttcatttttttaaatgggtcttgctaacttgtgcccttggggcacaagttaaTGTTACTACAATTAACAATTTTGTGTGGGataaaacaaaattttaaatttcaagaAATCAAATGCACGTATTCCAAAAAAATATTTCTATAAGTGTATCATTAATTTGTGCCCTTGGGGCATCCGTTAGCATTTGCctttttaaatatataaactaaatTTTCTTGGTTAACTTATTTTATTGTACCATGGACTTTGTGCAATTCTCAATTTTTCTCCCTTATTATATAAAGATGTTACAGAAAGAAAATGGATTTTTTTTTCTTTAAGATagttttttaattaaaatattttaatattaaCTAAAAATATCTTTGTTTCAAATAAAAAGAATTTGTATCAAACAGGAAGAATCATTAGTGACGATGCACTAAAAAAAATATAGAGATGTCACAATTTCTGACACATGCACTGTCAATACGTTAATAAGATTCACACATGTATTATAGATTAGAAAGGAGACGCCACAATCCATAATGCATATGTGTATTAgtgttttaaataaataaaatttatgGAATAAAAAAGTTAAATACTAATATTATTTAAATAAAGTAGAATTACATATTGGAAAATTTTGTAGACATATTTTAACGATCCACTTGATCATAACGGTCATTGATTTCATACCCACGCGCATTCCTTTGACGTTGAAGTCTCTAACGAGTCTCCTGAGGTGTTTGGTGCATTCCAGAATTCACTTGAGGTGTTTGTTGCGAGGTCCTTGGGATATTAGGGTTATCCGTGAAAAATAGCATATTTTTTCAACTATCGTCGTAATCGAGTTCGGTGTCCATGTCGTCATAGTTTGGTTGTATTGGTTGGGTTACGGGTGGAGGGGCTGGTGGTAAATATGATGGTGACATATGTTTGTTGGTCGTATGGGTCAAgttcttggttttgtgtttgggttTGTTGTATGAATTGGTCTCAAGTTTAGGTGTATGTGTCAGAATTAAATTAATTCAATATACATGTACAACATATTATGACATATATTTTATGCAGAATCATAATAGTCATACAATCATGTATAAAATTATAGGATCGATAAATTGATTATAGAATAACTAGATCCATTGAGAAAATTGTCTTTGACGGTAATCCTAAAAAAATACAAAAGTTAATGACTTTTGTGGTTCTTCCTCAACGAGTACTCCTTATGCCTCGAATTCTCTTTAGATGGGGAGAAGAGATAATTTGCTTATGTGCGGTATATTGGGGACCATAGTCTATATATAGTGTGATGACCAATTAGGGTTCTCATTATTCTCAAATGGGTCATCTTGACATTCACTCATATTTGAGCTCATacccaattatttaattaattaaataatttttaaataaaatctAATCAGCCTTTTAATTATATTTAATCACTTAATTATTTAGGGCACTTAATTGATAAAATAGCTAATATATATGTAATCATTGGGATATTAAAATAGCTAATATATATAATAATCATTGGgatattaaaataatatatatatatatatatatatatatatatatatatatatatatatatatatatatatatatatatatatatatatatatatatatatattccaacaatctcccacttgGGTGATATATTTTAATAACTATATCACAGTTCTTTAGATGTGCATCCGAATGATATTTATCCTTAGATTTCAACTTTACAATCTGGTCCACCTCATACATCAATAATTGGACCATCATGGTTGTTGTAACACccagaatattgttagattaatttaaatattattttaatatgattatttgaaggtaaaatgaattattaaataatattgggaattattattattattatagatgttatttattttaataataattaaataaataaaataaatggaatatgaagagtggaagggtaaaagtgg from Lathyrus oleraceus cultivar Zhongwan6 chromosome 1, CAAS_Psat_ZW6_1.0, whole genome shotgun sequence includes:
- the LOC127137019 gene encoding uncharacterized protein LOC127137019, yielding MALRRFYNEIKGKKVTEIPGHVKPMFSLGYLKNSVKRGLDNYSEKYIETDSIQPLLHVLYGGMIFSYLVALPNERRHLAHKEHAESHH